tcaaattcaaactgaattgaaGAGGACTCACTGAGGTTGAACTTAGCTCCTCTCAAATTGAGTCgaatttgaatgaattcaaattcaaactgaaccatTTCCTTGGTAGTGGAGTTGAAATGGTTGCCCTTCAATAATCAATGCCTTTATTTTGACGGAACATTAACCCGCTTAATGGGCAAATCgtgtattgattgattttacCAACTAATGACATCATCAATATGTCagtgataaataaaattttacattaaaactaaattaatctAAAGAAAACagtttaataacaaatttgttACCTTACAAACAGATTCAAATTTCTTATCGTATGTATTGGGTTTAAATCCtaagaatgaaaaaattttacaaaataactTGTTTTACCCCAAGTTGATGATTCGACTAAATTGACCCTATAGTTAAACAACATTGATCCAAATTAGACTGATTATCAAGTTTTGGTCGAAACCGGTATTGTCTAGGTCTAAAAATACTATCTCCAATTGgtcaattatttgataaaaggGTCAACTTCACTATTTAAACACTTGCTGGCGTTAGATAATTTTCAGGTTAATTCAATGGTTCCTGATTGCTCGGTAACATTATCaatctataaatattatgaaatttgaaagtaGTATGAACCCATAAAACCTGAATTCTCTGGTAGATTTCTTTTGCTATTCTTTACTGCATATTTTAATATGCAGATTTTGTTTGCCCGTCAATGAAGTTACCTCTTAAAAGCATCCTCaagtttctttctctctttttctttatctctttccattttcatattttaggtCTTATTTTTCCTCGTTATCTTCTCTGAATCCTGAACATTTCCCATAGAACAATCTGCCTTCTACCTCATAATCATTCCATCTATCTCTGCAACTTCAGTTTGAAGACTTGTTTGTTTGTATCTCCTCTTTCCTTTGCTTcaatctttctttctcttatcaCCCAAATATTCCCCCATGAATCTTCAAACAAGCTGCTCCTTGCTGTTTTTGTCGTCTAGAAATTCATACTAatctatttttgaattcaacccTTTTGTCTTCTTCTTGGCCCTTCAAATTTGAATCCTTTTCTTTCTGCTTTTCTTTCCAAGTTCTTGAATATTCAACCTCCTTTCCATTGCTTTTATTAGTATGTGCTCGGAGACAAGTCCTAGAGTGTCATTTTCCCATGATCTTTGCCAGGCGGAAGCCGTAGATGTTTTTATAGATTTGAGTATGTTTGATGtgagatttttattattttatttttattttgaaacaaTAGAGGGATATTTGCTTAGAGCAACTGAAAGAGTTGTCTTTAAGTTTTGGAAAATTGGtttcttaaaattgaaaataaagataaaattggtattaatttagatttttcttttactaaaattgtacaattaaaagaaatgtgattaaaattttgcgaaggaattaaaaaatagttaaaataattaacttcCATTCAAAATGTCCTAAAGAGAGACCCATGAGTTTGCTTTGGGTGCTCCAGTCTAGTCAGTAAGGTAAAGGCCATTCAAAATTGCACACACTTTAGCTAGGCTTTCAGCCTGTGGCTACCTGCCAGTTCCACACTAAGCATATTAATTTAAGCTGAGATGAAGCCAGcccaatttattattttgttactaAAGTACAAACTTCAACTTAACCATGGGAGTAAAAAATAAGAGATTCTAAACATActtataagaaaaaagaaaaatctaaaagatGAGAGTTTCGACGATATTTTAAgaacaattaaaacaaaactttgGCCTCCAGTTGTTATAAGTTGGTGTAGGATGGAAGATTTCTAAGGAATTCctcaaattaaacattaatattaGTCAATTGAAAGGAAAAATGCCGCCTAAGAAGTGGGGTTAATAATTAGCCACTAAGGTATGTTCCCCTAATGTTGAGCTACAGCAGGAAATGAATTGGGAAACTCGCCAAAACATGTTGTATactcaatttaataattaaaaaatagaagcaATTTCTTttctgaagaaaaaaaatatatatatatacgtacAAAAATACTGAAACATCCCAAAAAGCCAGAGGAGAAGGAATATTAGTGgagcagagagagagagagagagatggatGTCAGAAGTGAGAATAAGATTCCACAAGAGGGAAAACCATGTTCATTTTGGCCCCGTCTACTCCAACCAATGCCCCTGCCATCTCGTGAACTCACGTCTTCTCGGATTGTTACATTTCCTTATTCGTATTAAACAGTTTTTTATACctgattaattatattaaatacataaaatttttatatataaaaactttctaattattattcaaactaagaCAATATAGTGATATTCGGCTTgctgattttaatttataattaataataatttaaaaatataggtAATATTATTCTTCATTTACCATGTTCTTGTCTAGTTTTTGAAATCCAAACATTCAATTTGCTACTTGTCAAGACGAAAATTTGGACCTTGAATTGCCCTAACTacacttttatttttgtcaataaatattttatcaataattagaaaaaaaaaccgTTCTACTTGAAACGTCAATGTTTCCATATTTGAAGGTATATGAAGCTTTCGTTTAAATGGGCAtttgtttatatcattttgaCTCTTAaaaagctttcttttttttaaaaaaaaaaaattggttcgACTTAATCTTATGTGGAGCTTTCAAACACTTTCCTTCTATAGACCAACTtcttagtttcaaaaataataataactataattataaagatagaTACGGAAGGAAGAATGAAGACCCCAAAACAAAAATGCTGAATTGCACAAAGGAGATGAATCAGATGTATGAAACGGAGGTGGCGAAAGAGAATTAGACGTTTTCAATCCCAGCAATCAAGAATTGCGGCAActttttggggaaaaaaaaaaaaaaaaaagagaaaagtatTGAAGAAAGCTCCGGCATTCTTTTtggtaaattttcattttacctGCTTCCTCcttgtttttctcattttttaccCTCCAAGACTAAAGTTTTAGCTTCAACTATTCAACACAATTCGGATAGCTCTTCCCACCACGCGGCTCTCTAGTGCGTGTGTTCCTACCCAGTACACTGATGCGGGGCAAAATGGAATGGTTTCCCTACTGCAGACGGTATTGGGCCCACTAAGGGTTCTCTCTAACACGGCCACGCGCAGTTAAAGAGATTGGAGCTTGTATTTCTACCAACCAATCCTCTCTTCAAAAGACGCGACGCGAGAGCCCAATTCTTCTTCGTTTTCTCAACTTTGTTCCCTACAAAATCTcgctcttctctctcttttgtaTTAGTTTTCTGCTTCATTTATctttttgatttgttttcttgGATCTTGGGGATAAAGTGTGAAAAAATGAGAGCACCAAACATGGCAACGATCACTGAATCGTTAGAGAGGTCTCTTCAGAATTGTTCTCTGAATAACCATCAAAGAAGCACCAGCGTTAATTTAGGCCTAAGTGCTGAAGAAGGAACAGGAAGGTCATCAAGTTCAGATGAAAACAATCTTCACAATACTGATACAACTTTAGAGCTTAATTCGCATCTTTCCCTCCCTTACCATTGGGAACAATGTCTTGATTTAAAGGTAAAAACTTTTCTTCTCCTTGAACTCTGAaaacaaaaccagaaaaaaaaaaaaaaaaaccaggcAGATCTTGTGCTTTCTGTTTTACTTTCTGAAACtggaataattttatattttaatggctTTTCTTCGCTGTTTTGTATTTATTACTTTTCTGTTCGGTCTCTTTTTGTCCAGCATAATCTCTGATTATTAGATCAAGAttagttttaaaacctaaaccctaGAAAGGGCGTAAGCTTTTTCCCTTCTgatcttattttcttttgtttttcctttaaaaatggaaataaaCTTTCCATGAATTGaccttcaataattttttttgatgacTAAAAagatatctaattttttaaaatataaaggagACAGATTTCAGGGTTTTGATCAGTTCAATTATACTAATGGCGATGGGTGTAAAAAATGCAGACAGGAGAAGTTTATTACATAAACTGGAGGAATGGGATGAAAGCGAAGGAAGATCCAAGAACAACCGCAGAGTCGAGTGGCGAATACTATTCTGAGGAAGACGATAACTCATACGATAGTGAAGAGTCATCATCAGCAAGATACCATAATCGTGGAGGAGACAAACACAACGTCTTGGTGGTGGCTGGTTGCAAGAGTTGTCTTATGTATTTCATGGTCCCCAAGCAAGTTGAAGATTGCCCAAAATGTAATGGTCAACTACTCCACTTTGATCGATCCGAAAATGGATCTCCTTGAAGCCCGGTTCAATTTTTTGCTGCTcctttaatttatcttttcttattttttcccTGTCCCTGGTTTTTGTCTCTAATtagaatctttcttttttccaacGCCTGGAGAATTTTCAGTATGAAATTCAAGAAAAGCCTAGATAAATATCAGTTATAAGTTTACTGTTACACGTTCTTCTCCATACCcttctttctcctctttttaatttggtttgttttttaatttgttttcatttggGACGCCATTGAAGTTGCagaaataattgataattctaCACTCCAGCGGCAAGCTCAATAATACCCAAAATGATTAAGAAGACGTCTGCCGTCTCTCCTTCAATCTGTTTAtacaagtaatatttttcatgtcCTTTAACTTTGTATGGCTACCACCCACTTTAATAATTCAATCTTCTGTGTTTGTTTCAAGAGCTTTAGTTAGTTCAAACACTATACATTCCATTTGTTTTTATGGTTGCAAACAAgaattttctcctttttaaGAACTTGATGTTGACAAATTTACCAATCCAAAATTTCAAGTGGGTAGCAAATTTTTACTTTCTCAGTCCACAAAATACAATGGATAAACAGAATGAATCTTCAACAACTAATTCTTTGCATCTCCTTACCaaactttcatttattttagcCATTTGAAACCAatattcttctttcattttgggtttatattattattattagttacaTAAAAGGCTAAAGAAACATATCTTCTGCTCTACATGTGAGATGAAAGTGAAAAAGTTAGTACTTTAAAAGGGAAGGAAACTACAATAACAAACCCTAGAGActgtaaactttttaatttgttataagACCAGCTACTGCAGTTAAAAGTTAAAGCTTGAAGAAGCACAGAAAATACTAATGGATGCACAATATAACCCTAAATCCTTTTCAAGAGATATCAAAAGAGAACAAGTGTTCCAAAGTGGACAAGTGACTCTGGACGTGGTGGGTCTCTTTACGCAaagcaaatatattaaatgttagAAAGTAGAAACTAGTGTGGAAAAATAGGCGTACACCATTTAGCATTTAAATATATACGAATTTTCGGCGTATGAGCAGGTTTTGGTTTTGTTGACAGCCAATTAAGTGGCAACGCGTACGGACTCATTTAGTCATTTAGACTCATTTTCCTTTGAGCTCTTTATGGTCAACTGTGCAGCTTCATAGCGGACAGGCCGTTATCACGCAAAGATTGGTCAATGTGACTCATTGGGAAAGTTGAACTTTTATCAGACTGTATATAATTTTCTTGTAACATATACgaagccaaatgactatgtcccacccaaggtttgcttaAATACCATTTTTCACcctttatgttttaaaaagtcAGATTCCCATTCTTCATTTACTTTCATTAGTAAAGTATATTATGTGAAAAggtataaagataattttacataaaatttttaatttttttcctttttaaaatgacatttgtttgagagtgaactaaattttttgaatatattaggggtgctaataaaaatttttaagggtttttgaaaatttaaaatttcaacatgtcctataatagttttaatagtttttaaaataatagttacatACTTAATgaattgaacaaaatataatattttaaagttgatcagagttttgatatttataaaagtctaaatgatatatttttaaattgaaaaggatatattagtaatttaatatttatattaagtgttaataaaatgatttaaatgaaaatgaaaaccaAATAAATTCTATGGAAATGAATGAATAGTGagaatttac
This sequence is a window from Mangifera indica cultivar Alphonso chromosome 5, CATAS_Mindica_2.1, whole genome shotgun sequence. Protein-coding genes within it:
- the LOC123216029 gene encoding uncharacterized protein LOC123216029; protein product: MRAPNMATITESLERSLQNCSLNNHQRSTSVNLGLSAEEGTGRSSSSDENNLHNTDTTLELNSHLSLPYHWEQCLDLKTGEVYYINWRNGMKAKEDPRTTAESSGEYYSEEDDNSYDSEESSSARYHNRGGDKHNVLVVAGCKSCLMYFMVPKQVEDCPKCNGQLLHFDRSENGSP